A DNA window from Mastomys coucha isolate ucsf_1 unplaced genomic scaffold, UCSF_Mcou_1 pScaffold21, whole genome shotgun sequence contains the following coding sequences:
- the Tmem132a gene encoding transmembrane protein 132A isoform X2, which produces MTERTAAAPRGPYGAWLCLLVALALEVVRVGSNHDTVDPIYLPVALELLDAPEHFRVQQVGHYPPANSSLASRSETFLLMQPWPRAQPLLRASYPPFATQQVVPPRITEPHLRPVPWDVRAVSVEAAVTPAEPYARVLFHLKGQDWPPGPSSLPCARLHATHPAGTAHQACRFQSSLGACVVELEFPSHWFSQSATTRAELAYTLEPAGEGPGGCGPGTEEEPREQALPVGGVELHPEDPPQYQEVPLDEAVTLRAPDVPMRPGQLFTATLLLRHNFTASHLTLRIKVKKGLQVTAARPAQPTFWTAKLDRFKGSKHHTSLITCHRAGPAGPDSSPLELSEFLWVDFAVENSTGGGVAVTRPVTWQLEYPGQAPEAEKDKMVWEILVSERDIRALIPLAKAEELVNTAPLTGVPQRIPVRLVTVDSGGALEEVTEHIGCESANTQVLQVSEACDAVFVAGQESRGAKGVRVDFWWRRLRASLKLTVWAPLLPLRIELTDTTLEQIRGWRVPGPAEGQLEPEAAAEEVERRSRGCRLQYQRAGVRFLVPFAAHPLDGGRRLTHLLGPDWLLDVSHLVAAHAHVQDPRIASLEGGRILVGREPGVTSIEVRSPLSDSILGEQALAVTDDKVSVLDLRVQPVMGISLSLSRGMSHPGEVTATCWAQSALPAPKQEVALSLWLSFSDHTLAQAELYDRNDLGLSVSAEEPSAVLPAEEQGAQLGVVVSGVGAEGLPLHVALHPPEPCRRGRHRVPLASGTAWLGLPPLPTPAPALPSSPARTPPFTEATVEGKRQVAGDMGGHVGIRGKFERAEEEAGKEENEAKEEEEDEEEMVPAPQRVTDLELGMYALLGIFCLAILIFLVNGVVFVLRYQRKEPPDSATDPASPQPHNWVWLGTNQEELSQQLDRCSSSGPPKGEGGCPCESGVGGDASTVAPSASESPAGSSSTLARKEAGGRRKRVEFVTFAPAPPAQLPEEPVGAPAVQSILVAGEEDIRWVCEDMGLKDPEELRNYMERIRGSS; this is translated from the exons ATGACTGAACGCACAGCTGCAGCCCCTCGGGGGCCCTACGgtgcctggctctgtctcctggtGGCTCTCGCCCTGGAAGTCGTGAGAG TTGGCAGTAACCATGACACCGTGGACCCCATCTACCTACCAGTCGCCCTGGAACTCCTGGATGCCCCTGAACATTTTCGTGTGCAGCAGGTGGGCCATTACCCACCTGCTAACTCTTCCCTGGCCTCCCGCTCTGAGACCTTCCTGCTCATGCAGCCCTGGCCCAGGGCACAGCCACTTCTTCGGGCCTCCTACCCACCTTTTGCCACTCAGCAG GTGGTCCCTCCTAGGATCACCGAGCCCCACCTGCGGCCTGTCCCTTGGGATGTGCGGGCTGTTTCCGTGGAAGCAGCGGTGACTCCTGCAGAGCCCTATGCCCGTGTCCTCTTCCACCTCAAAGGACAGGATTGGCCACCAGGACCTAGCAGCTTGCCGTGTGCCCGACTACATGCCACACACCCTGCAGGCACTGCCCACCAGGCCTGCCGCTTCCAG TCATCCCTGGGTGCTTGTGTGGTGGAACTGGAATTCCCCTCTCACTGGTTCTCCCAAAGTGCCACCACAAGGGCCGAACTGGCCTACACGCTGGAGCCTGCAGGTGAGGGCCCTGGGGGCTGTGGCCCTGGCACAGAGGAAGAACCCAGGGAGCAGGCTCTCCCAGTGGGTGGTGTGGAGCTGCACCCCGAAGACCCCCCACAGTACCAGGAGGTACCTCTGGATGAAGCAGTCACTTTGCGGGCACCCGATGTGCCAATGAGGCCTGGCCAGCTCTTCACTGCCACCCTCCTGCTTCGACACAACTTCACTGCCAGCCATCTTACTCTGCG GATCAAGGTGAAGAAAGGGCTGCAGGTGACAGCTGCCCGCCCCGCCCAGCCCACCTTCTGGACTGCTAAGCTAGACCGCTTCAAGGGCTCGAAGCACCACACCAGCCTGATTACCTGTCACCGCGCTGGGCCTGCAGGGCCAGATTCCAG CCCCCTTGAACTGTCTGAGTTCCTGTGGGTGGACTTTGCAGTGGAGAATAGCACTGGTGGGGGTGTGGCAGTTACTCGCCCTGTCACATGGCAGCTGGAGTACCCAGGTCAGGCCCCTGAAGCAGAGAAGGACAAAATGGTGTGGGAGATCCTGGTGTCTGAGCGGGACATCAGAGCCCTCATCCCTCTGGCCAAG GCTGAGGAGCTGGTGAACACAGCTCCATTGACAGGAGTGCCCCAGCGTATCCCTGTGCGGCTTGTCACTGTGGACAGCGGAGGAGCCCTCGAGGAGGTGACAGAGCACATTGGTTGTGAATCAGCCAATACACAGGTCCTGCAG GTATCTGAGGCTTGTGATGCTGTGTTTGTGGCTGGCCAGGAGAGCCGGGGTGCCAAGGGGGTGCGGGTGGACTTCTGGTGGCGCCGACTTCGGGCCTCACTGAAGCTGACTGTATGGGCCCCACTCCTGCCCTTGCGCATTGAGCTGACTGACACCACTCTGGAACAAATCAGAGGCTGGAGGGTCCCAGGCCCAGCAGAAGG GCAGTTGGAGCCTGAGGCGGCTGCTGAGGAGGTGGAGCGGCGCTCCCGCGGCTGCCGCCTGCAATACCAGAGAGCTGGTGTGCGCTTCTTGGTGCCCTTTGCGGCTCACCCGCTGGACGGTGGCCGCCGCCTCACCCACCTACTTGGTCCTGACTGGTTGCTGGATGTGAGTCACCTCGTGGCAGCCCATGCCCATGTGCAAGACCCTCGCATAGCCTCCTTGGAAGGTGGCCGCATCCTAGTGGGACGGGAGCCTGGAGTCACCTCGATAGAG GTTCGTTCCCCACTATCTGACTCCATCCTGGGGGAGCAGGCACTGGCTGTGACAGACGACAAGGTCTCAGTGCTGGATCTGCGAGTGCAGCCAGTGATGGGCATCTCACTGTCCCTGAGCCGGGGCATGTCTCACCCTGGAGAGGTCACAGCCACATGCTGGGCCCAGTCAGCTCTTCCAGCCCCAAAGCAG GAGGTGGCCCTCTCCCTGTGGCTGTCCTTCTCTGACCACACTTTGGCCCAAGCCGAGCTCTACGACCGCAATGACCTGGGACTGTCAGTCTCAGCTGAGGAGCCCAGTGCCGTTCTGCCAGCTGAAGAGCAGGGAGCCCAACTTGGTGTGGTGGTGAGTGGTGTGGGCGCAGAAGGGCTGCCCTTACATGTGGCTCTGCACCCACCGGAACCCTGCCGCCGAGGCCGCCATCGAGTTCCCCTGGCCTCAGGCACTGCCTGGCTGGGGTTACCCCCTTTGCCCACACCAGCTCCTGCCCTTCCATCCAGCCCTGCCCGGACCCCACCGTTCACAGAAGCCACCGTGGAGGGAAAGCGGCAGGTAGCGGGTGATATGGGGGGCCATGTGGGTATTAGGGGCAAGTTTGAGCGGGCAGAGGAAGAAgctgggaaggaagaaaatgaggccaaagaagaggaggaagatgaggaagagatgGTGCCTGCCCCTCAGCGTGTCACCGACCTAGAGCTGGGAATGTATGCTCTGCTGGGCATCTTCTGTTTGGCCATCCTCATCTTCCTGGTCAATGGTGTGGTCTTTGTGTTGCGCTACCAGCGCAAAGAGCCTCCGGACAGCGCTACAGACCCTGCCTCCCCTCAGCCACATAACTGGGTCTGGCTGGGCACCAATCAGGAGGAACTGAGTCAGCAGCTGGACCGGTGCTCTTCCTCGGGTCCACCCAAGGGGGAGGGGGGCTGCCCCTGTGaaagtggggtgggaggggatgcCTCAACCGTGGCCCCCAGTGCTTCAGAGAGCCCTGCTGGCTCCTCGAGCACCCTGGCGCGCAAAGAAGCCGGGGGGCGTCGGAAGCGAGTCGAGTTTGTGACATTTGCACCAGCACCCCCAGCCCAGCTGCCGGAGGAGCCTGTAGGGGCCCCGGCTGTACAGTCCATCCTAGTGGCAGGCGAGGAGGACATCCGCTGGGTGTGCGAGGACATGGGGCTGAAGGACCCAGAGGAGCTTCGAAACTACATGGAGAGGATCCGGGGCAGCTCCTGA
- the Tmem132a gene encoding transmembrane protein 132A isoform X1, with amino-acid sequence MTERTAAAPRGPYGAWLCLLVALALEVVRVGSNHDTVDPIYLPVALELLDAPEHFRVQQVGHYPPANSSLASRSETFLLMQPWPRAQPLLRASYPPFATQQVVPPRITEPHLRPVPWDVRAVSVEAAVTPAEPYARVLFHLKGQDWPPGPSSLPCARLHATHPAGTAHQACRFQSSLGACVVELEFPSHWFSQSATTRAELAYTLEPAGEGPGGCGPGTEEEPREQALPVGGVELHPEDPPQYQEVPLDEAVTLRAPDVPMRPGQLFTATLLLRHNFTASHLTLRIKVKKGLQVTAARPAQPTFWTAKLDRFKGSKHHTSLITCHRAGPAGPDSSSPLELSEFLWVDFAVENSTGGGVAVTRPVTWQLEYPGQAPEAEKDKMVWEILVSERDIRALIPLAKAEELVNTAPLTGVPQRIPVRLVTVDSGGALEEVTEHIGCESANTQVLQVSEACDAVFVAGQESRGAKGVRVDFWWRRLRASLKLTVWAPLLPLRIELTDTTLEQIRGWRVPGPAEGQLEPEAAAEEVERRSRGCRLQYQRAGVRFLVPFAAHPLDGGRRLTHLLGPDWLLDVSHLVAAHAHVQDPRIASLEGGRILVGREPGVTSIEVRSPLSDSILGEQALAVTDDKVSVLDLRVQPVMGISLSLSRGMSHPGEVTATCWAQSALPAPKQEVALSLWLSFSDHTLAQAELYDRNDLGLSVSAEEPSAVLPAEEQGAQLGVVVSGVGAEGLPLHVALHPPEPCRRGRHRVPLASGTAWLGLPPLPTPAPALPSSPARTPPFTEATVEGKRQVAGDMGGHVGIRGKFERAEEEAGKEENEAKEEEEDEEEMVPAPQRVTDLELGMYALLGIFCLAILIFLVNGVVFVLRYQRKEPPDSATDPASPQPHNWVWLGTNQEELSQQLDRCSSSGPPKGEGGCPCESGVGGDASTVAPSASESPAGSSSTLARKEAGGRRKRVEFVTFAPAPPAQLPEEPVGAPAVQSILVAGEEDIRWVCEDMGLKDPEELRNYMERIRGSS; translated from the exons ATGACTGAACGCACAGCTGCAGCCCCTCGGGGGCCCTACGgtgcctggctctgtctcctggtGGCTCTCGCCCTGGAAGTCGTGAGAG TTGGCAGTAACCATGACACCGTGGACCCCATCTACCTACCAGTCGCCCTGGAACTCCTGGATGCCCCTGAACATTTTCGTGTGCAGCAGGTGGGCCATTACCCACCTGCTAACTCTTCCCTGGCCTCCCGCTCTGAGACCTTCCTGCTCATGCAGCCCTGGCCCAGGGCACAGCCACTTCTTCGGGCCTCCTACCCACCTTTTGCCACTCAGCAG GTGGTCCCTCCTAGGATCACCGAGCCCCACCTGCGGCCTGTCCCTTGGGATGTGCGGGCTGTTTCCGTGGAAGCAGCGGTGACTCCTGCAGAGCCCTATGCCCGTGTCCTCTTCCACCTCAAAGGACAGGATTGGCCACCAGGACCTAGCAGCTTGCCGTGTGCCCGACTACATGCCACACACCCTGCAGGCACTGCCCACCAGGCCTGCCGCTTCCAG TCATCCCTGGGTGCTTGTGTGGTGGAACTGGAATTCCCCTCTCACTGGTTCTCCCAAAGTGCCACCACAAGGGCCGAACTGGCCTACACGCTGGAGCCTGCAGGTGAGGGCCCTGGGGGCTGTGGCCCTGGCACAGAGGAAGAACCCAGGGAGCAGGCTCTCCCAGTGGGTGGTGTGGAGCTGCACCCCGAAGACCCCCCACAGTACCAGGAGGTACCTCTGGATGAAGCAGTCACTTTGCGGGCACCCGATGTGCCAATGAGGCCTGGCCAGCTCTTCACTGCCACCCTCCTGCTTCGACACAACTTCACTGCCAGCCATCTTACTCTGCG GATCAAGGTGAAGAAAGGGCTGCAGGTGACAGCTGCCCGCCCCGCCCAGCCCACCTTCTGGACTGCTAAGCTAGACCGCTTCAAGGGCTCGAAGCACCACACCAGCCTGATTACCTGTCACCGCGCTGGGCCTGCAGGGCCAGATTCCAG CAGCCCCCTTGAACTGTCTGAGTTCCTGTGGGTGGACTTTGCAGTGGAGAATAGCACTGGTGGGGGTGTGGCAGTTACTCGCCCTGTCACATGGCAGCTGGAGTACCCAGGTCAGGCCCCTGAAGCAGAGAAGGACAAAATGGTGTGGGAGATCCTGGTGTCTGAGCGGGACATCAGAGCCCTCATCCCTCTGGCCAAG GCTGAGGAGCTGGTGAACACAGCTCCATTGACAGGAGTGCCCCAGCGTATCCCTGTGCGGCTTGTCACTGTGGACAGCGGAGGAGCCCTCGAGGAGGTGACAGAGCACATTGGTTGTGAATCAGCCAATACACAGGTCCTGCAG GTATCTGAGGCTTGTGATGCTGTGTTTGTGGCTGGCCAGGAGAGCCGGGGTGCCAAGGGGGTGCGGGTGGACTTCTGGTGGCGCCGACTTCGGGCCTCACTGAAGCTGACTGTATGGGCCCCACTCCTGCCCTTGCGCATTGAGCTGACTGACACCACTCTGGAACAAATCAGAGGCTGGAGGGTCCCAGGCCCAGCAGAAGG GCAGTTGGAGCCTGAGGCGGCTGCTGAGGAGGTGGAGCGGCGCTCCCGCGGCTGCCGCCTGCAATACCAGAGAGCTGGTGTGCGCTTCTTGGTGCCCTTTGCGGCTCACCCGCTGGACGGTGGCCGCCGCCTCACCCACCTACTTGGTCCTGACTGGTTGCTGGATGTGAGTCACCTCGTGGCAGCCCATGCCCATGTGCAAGACCCTCGCATAGCCTCCTTGGAAGGTGGCCGCATCCTAGTGGGACGGGAGCCTGGAGTCACCTCGATAGAG GTTCGTTCCCCACTATCTGACTCCATCCTGGGGGAGCAGGCACTGGCTGTGACAGACGACAAGGTCTCAGTGCTGGATCTGCGAGTGCAGCCAGTGATGGGCATCTCACTGTCCCTGAGCCGGGGCATGTCTCACCCTGGAGAGGTCACAGCCACATGCTGGGCCCAGTCAGCTCTTCCAGCCCCAAAGCAG GAGGTGGCCCTCTCCCTGTGGCTGTCCTTCTCTGACCACACTTTGGCCCAAGCCGAGCTCTACGACCGCAATGACCTGGGACTGTCAGTCTCAGCTGAGGAGCCCAGTGCCGTTCTGCCAGCTGAAGAGCAGGGAGCCCAACTTGGTGTGGTGGTGAGTGGTGTGGGCGCAGAAGGGCTGCCCTTACATGTGGCTCTGCACCCACCGGAACCCTGCCGCCGAGGCCGCCATCGAGTTCCCCTGGCCTCAGGCACTGCCTGGCTGGGGTTACCCCCTTTGCCCACACCAGCTCCTGCCCTTCCATCCAGCCCTGCCCGGACCCCACCGTTCACAGAAGCCACCGTGGAGGGAAAGCGGCAGGTAGCGGGTGATATGGGGGGCCATGTGGGTATTAGGGGCAAGTTTGAGCGGGCAGAGGAAGAAgctgggaaggaagaaaatgaggccaaagaagaggaggaagatgaggaagagatgGTGCCTGCCCCTCAGCGTGTCACCGACCTAGAGCTGGGAATGTATGCTCTGCTGGGCATCTTCTGTTTGGCCATCCTCATCTTCCTGGTCAATGGTGTGGTCTTTGTGTTGCGCTACCAGCGCAAAGAGCCTCCGGACAGCGCTACAGACCCTGCCTCCCCTCAGCCACATAACTGGGTCTGGCTGGGCACCAATCAGGAGGAACTGAGTCAGCAGCTGGACCGGTGCTCTTCCTCGGGTCCACCCAAGGGGGAGGGGGGCTGCCCCTGTGaaagtggggtgggaggggatgcCTCAACCGTGGCCCCCAGTGCTTCAGAGAGCCCTGCTGGCTCCTCGAGCACCCTGGCGCGCAAAGAAGCCGGGGGGCGTCGGAAGCGAGTCGAGTTTGTGACATTTGCACCAGCACCCCCAGCCCAGCTGCCGGAGGAGCCTGTAGGGGCCCCGGCTGTACAGTCCATCCTAGTGGCAGGCGAGGAGGACATCCGCTGGGTGTGCGAGGACATGGGGCTGAAGGACCCAGAGGAGCTTCGAAACTACATGGAGAGGATCCGGGGCAGCTCCTGA
- the Tmem109 gene encoding transmembrane protein 109: MAGIQSNLLWSRHLFKAVLMVLVAFLLIQSSSAQSHREFGSPGPQKKEASADILTQIGRSLKETLDTWLGPETMHVISETLLQVMWAISSAISVACFALSGIAAQLLSALGLDGEQLTQGLKLSPSQVQTLLLWGAAALVIYWLLSLLLGLVLALLGRILGGLKLVLFVAGFVGLVRSVPDPSTRALMLLALLTLFALLSRLTGSRSSGSHLEAKVRGLERQIEELRGRQRRAAKIPRSMEEE; this comes from the exons ATGGCAGGCATACAGAGCAATCTGTTATGGAGCAGACATCTGTTCAAAGCTGTCCTGATGGTCCTAGTGGCCTTTCTCCTCATCCAGTCCTCATCAGCCCAGTCTCATCGAGAGTTTGGCTCACCTGGCCCACAGAAGAAGGAGGCCTCAGCTGATATTTTGACCCAGATTGGCCGATCTCTGAAGGAAACATTGGATACCTGGCTGGGACCAGAGACCATGCATGTGATTTCAGAG ACCCTGTTGCAGGTGATGTGGGCCATCTCATCAGCCATCTCTGTGGCCTGCTTTGCCCTGTCTGGGATTGCTGCCCAGTTGCTGAGTGCCCTGGGGCTGGATG GTGAACAACTCACCCAGGGCTTGAAGCTCAGCCCTAGCCAAGTCCAGACCCTTCTACTGTGGGGAGCAGCAGCACTGGTCATCTATTGGTTGCTGTCGCTGCTCCTAGGCTTGGTCTTGGCCTTGCTAGGACGGATCCTGGGGGGTTTGAAGCTTGTCCTCTTTGTGGCTGGCTTTGTGGGCTTGGTGAGGTCGGTGCCTGACCCATCTACCCGGGCCTTGATGCTCTTGGCCTTGTTAACTCTCTTTGCCTTGCTGAGTCGGCTCACTGGCTCCAGGAGCTCAGGGAGCCACCTGGAAGCCAAGGTGAGAGGGCTGGAGCGCCAGATAGAAGAGCTTCGAGGGAGGCAGAGGCGAGCAGCCAAGATTCCCAGGAGCATGGAGGAAGAATGA